The Raphanus sativus cultivar WK10039 chromosome 6, ASM80110v3, whole genome shotgun sequence sequence TCCCGCCTATAACCGTGCGTGCCCGGATGGAAGGCCTCGTGGGGATTAGTCTGGACTTACCGCCTAGGAACCcccacggttatcaaaaaaaaaaaaactacaaaactAGTTCTTTTTAATCATTCCATCCGAGAAGCAAGACATTGTATGATAATGGTGAAGTGGAAGAGATTATCTCTATATAGCTCACGAAGGAAAacgttatacatatatatatatatatgtttgatggACAAAAAGTTGGTAGTTTCCTAAAAAGActtgtatatatttctttaaaagGAAAttgattttgagaaaaatatgtATGCAAATTTGTAAAATTCCATAACAATCAACGGAAAATTCATACAAAATCtattcaacttttaaaatctgtaaactttaaaaattctCAGATTCCACACAAATTCTTGTCCCaataacccccccccccccccccccagcTTAGAAACTAAGAGGTTGATTGGTTAGTGATTTGGTTGCTGTGGACAGCAAAAAATATCTCTACAGCCACAATATTTAACAATCAAGCTTTGCTTTGATTTTTGAAACCTACAACTACatttcctttttcctttttcttttggcTGTAGACAGTATTTTTTCACAGCAAAATAACAGTGCTTTAGAAACTTATTAATAAATCTGTGAGTTTTATAACTTACAAAAATCACAGCAAAAAACACAGCATAAATTCTACagcaaaaaactaaaatcacaGCTTCAACCAATCAGGCCCTAAGCCTCTTGGAAACACTTGAAGAactataaaataactaaacttaGAAACTAGTCTCTCTTATGAGAATATATGCAAATGTTTATACAGAAAATGATACATTACATTTTCCAATTTGTTGTGACattaatataaaagttaagatatatattatgtgatctGGAAAAGGCAGATATGCTGtttttatatagtaaaataaacttaacaaaattGTAGAAAGCATGTGTActtcaaatttcaaataaaaatgacCGTACCATTTAATATAATAGCTAAATTGGACTAATTAGGTAAGACACAAGGAATAATACTGTTACTTGAGATTGTTCTTTGAGTTTCTCCTTGTGTCTTACCTAAAACTCTTACTTGACATTGTCTTTACTTATGTTCTGTTAGCtaatattgttttcttgacattgttctttgattttgagtttttcCTTCTTATGATCCTCTGCTGATCCTCTGTTCCTCCATTATTATTGTCCAGATCGCAGGTCTAAAGACCATAGTGGGATGATCACCCCCACTAATGGAGAGGGATCTTAGCCCATGTGAGAAAGTGAGCAAAGCTCGTAGGCTTTTCAAGATGATATTCAATGAGCTCTTAGTTGATGTTGAAGCCAAACACAGTATACGTGTTGATCACGATGCTAGGATGATACTTAAGTGGCAGAACATGTGTGTAAACACAGACTATATGTTTGGAGAAGTTCATGGTATCCTGGTTGGTGACGAGTTCGATTACAAGTCCGAGATGAGTGTTGTGGGTTTGCATTTTGGCATGATGAGTGGCATAGATTATCAGGAGATGAGTCCATGAGTGATTTTGGCTACAAGCATAGTAGCTTCAGAAGGAAGCGAGTATCGCAACGTTTTCAAGGGGGACCAGTTGCTTTACTCTGGGTAAGAAAAGATTTGGTGAAAGGTAATGAGGCTCTCGTGAATAGCatgaaacaaaaaactaaaGTCAGAGTGATTCGTGGGTTCAATGGGCATCATGGAAAGAAGCAGATGTTTGTCATGGATGgattttttccttcttttggttttatatgTTTCCACATTGAGTTATGGTCAATGCAATGTGTCCACTTTAGTagatttatttttggaaaacatatataaactaattgAACTAATTAGTCCAATTTAGCTATTATATTAAATGGTAAGGTcgtttttatttgaaatttgaagTACACATGCTCTCTCAATTTTGTAaagtttattttactatataaaaaCAGCATATCTGCCTTTTTCagatcacataatatatatcttaacttttatattaatGTCACAACAAATTGGAAAATGTAATGTATCATTTTCTGTACAAACATTTACATATATTCTCATAAGAGAGACTAGTTTCAAAGTTTAGTTCTTTTATAGTTTTTCAAGTGTTTCTAAGAGGCTTAGTTTCTAAGCTTCTAAGTTTATAATTACAACTCAGTTGTAATTACACTATGATAGAATGAGTATTCATAACATAACCTACAAAATTTTATCAGGAAAATATAATTGATCGATATTTGGTCACAAGATCATTTAATCAATCAACATGTCAAACTGTGTAATATCCATTCACGCTTTCCTTGTTCCATGCACAACCTTGACTAACTTTTTTAGAggttccaaaaaaatataacatccgtctaaattatatatcataaaagCTAAACAAATGCTAACAAACTCATGCACAAGATAACTAGATCTTAGTTTGAAAGAAAACCATAAACTAAGGAATTTTCTACTAAAAATCTTTCAGTTATACATTTATGATTTAACAATGTAGTTAAACATAAgtattataatctaaaattaGACATATACCAGATTAAAATATGTTatctttagaaaatattatgatTGTGATTTCATCTTATAATGATATTACAAATGTCTCACATGACCATTTTTATGGTATTTGTATTTAGGCACCACTAATCAATCTCATTATAAATGTTGTTGTGAACCTTTCTCATATCTCAGACACTACTATGCAAGAAAACATTATAAGAATACTAAAATCAAATATAGACTTGTTTGGCGTATTTCAAAGAAGGTATCAGACAGTTGGATCGAGCCAGCGAGTGAGGAAGATTCGTTTGATTCTACCGCTAGTGGAAGTGGAAGTGTGGAACAGACATCAAAACACAAGCTATGTTCGAAAAAACAGGGAAGCAAGTGAAACAGAGAAGAGACTTGGACTGGTTCCTAGAATCATATAGTTTTCAGTACAAAATTGGAACTTTGTGCTGTCGAGTTTGGTCCAGAGGAAGATGGTGATATGGTGATGATGTCTCAAACACGAGAAATCTGACATGAACATTgaaaattgaacaaaaaaaaaaactgaattcaataagtttgacaaaaaaaatgtaaaaagagAAGGCATGCATGGTTGTCAATCATCATAATCAacatgatatgatcatggaaagcaccaaggactggaagcatgaacctgatCCGGAAGAGCATGTAgatgaggatgcaacattgaagaatgcttggaaacaagaagaatacattggtcttggccgaagcttgatcatccaagacacctttaccatcattcaagctactccaccttcaagctgatcatcatctaggcaagtagcttgtgtgtgctcttttcctaacctttggttttgtcccactgggttttccaaaggaaggtttttaacgaggccacaagtctacttctcctatctcctagatgattgatcttggtctgtccacatgaagaccttatgttatattttatccTATGTTTTTATGTCTTTGCTTTCGAAAACATTTAGTCTTTAAGTTGGTCTTTGTTGTATTTTCGAGAGGAGCCTTTGTTTTACTCCTTTCTTCTGTTTTCGAGATGCTGTGCATGTGCAGCCATCTCTCCTATATATTAGGCACGAAATTGAGtaataaaaaatcatcttttCAGTCAAAAACTTGTGTTCGTATTTGTGAATTCTCTCTGAGAAAttctcttgttggtgtgtaatatccagcagccctaggtgtctaaggaggtgtgtcatatccgatctagccatctaaaagtgtcaaggagtctcttccgcaactctttgaatcatccATCGACCCACATGCCTTGAGAAACTTGAGtcttttgattcgtttctgcaaggattatcccatctgttccagagccttcctaggatcgtatcaagtggtatcagagcaactctggaaggGAAGTGTTTGTCAATCTCTCTGATTTTCGTTTGGTCCATTCATATTCTCCTGAGATTGATAGATCTGTGTTTTTGTTGTTGAAATCTGATAAATCTGAGAATTTTGATCATAGATCTGTTGTAGTTCTTTCATATTCTCTTTGATTTTGTGATAGATCTGATCAGGTTGTGAGAATTtcgaatttttttcttaaatctgatctgttttctctttaaaatttaaacttttgtttCTGTTGTGATCAGATTTGCTGTGAACTACTTACTGGCTGTGTTCTTTCTTTTGTCTCAGGTACAATGGCAAGAGATCATGAAGGAAGAATCAACACTGCCAAGACTGCTACTTTgcagaaaattatgaaattcaGAATGGAACAGCAGCAGATACATGAGGAGCATATGCAGCAAAGGAGAAGCAGATTATCCAGAGATGAGTACAAGCCAAGAGGGTATGATCAGTTGGAAAGAAACCAGAAgcatgctgttgttatcaaagacactccacaacaaagaaGGTTTGAAAGAGACAAGTGGAGCAGAGATTGCAGCCAACCATCTGAGACAAAGCTCTATCCTTCCATCTCAAGTCAGAAACTAGAAGACAGTAGGAGATCTCGTCCATCCACTGGAATTGTTTCAACCAAGAAGAAACCAATCTGTGCCAGCAAGGAGAAGACAGTCTCTAAACCATTTAGAGGAGATAAACAATATTGTTTATTCAGTGAAAAGGATAAGGAGGCTTTGTTACAAGTAATGATGGATGTGGAGAGGCAATTCAAAAGGAGCAACAAAACACGTGCAGCCATTGAAACACAGCATCAGGAACCAGCTACTACTGTCTCAGATCTCAAAGATACAGAACCAGAATCAGCTGCACCTATTCAAGAAGATCAAGCCAAAGTATCATCTCCTATCAATCAGAAAGAAGAGCAACCAGTTCAGGACATCATGGTTCCTTTCATACAGACTGTAGTAGAAGAGGAGACACCCAAGGAACCACAAGCAGACCATGGAATGATGCAACTGATTGTCTTTGATCCATCTGATTTCCAAAGGACATTCTTGGGTACTTTTCTAATCAATCCTTTTATATGGAGCAAGACTAGAGCTGTGGAGCTTTCAAGACACGAATTGGGCTTGAAGAATGTTGTATTTGAGCCTGGAGGAGAGTTGTGGCATCACAGGAACAACACCATAATGATTGAGAAGAAATCGGTAGCAACAACACTTGATTTTGGTGATCTTTTACTTTCTGGAGATAAGGTGTTGCACGTCTCAGGTCAGCAAGAGTTTCATTATGAAACCAACTGGAGAATTTTACCCACTCAGTCCTTGATCCAACGAACCAGACCACGCAGTAAATGGCCACCTGATCTTCAAGTTATTACCAGTTTGGCAAAATATGTCGGTTTGGATCAGTTCCAAGAGATGTTTACATGTGATTGGGTTGGAAGATTACAGACCTACTTGTGGAAACCTGGAGCATATTTCAGCATATTTATCTTCCTTGGAGAGCATTCTGCTCGTGCTAGAATCAGCTGGGGTCATAAGGAGTTGCAACCTGATCATAATGTCTTGCTTCTCGACCATGTCAAGATATGGAAGCCACCAGATATGCAGCAGCTTCAGTACCCTTGCAGAGACTATCAAACCATGATTGGAGATGAAGGAGTTACTGGAGAAATTGGTAAAGTGATCACTGGACCAGGAGAAGAACTCATGTTTTCTTCTCAAATCAAGGAGAAACCACCAGATCAACTTATCCTACAACATACTCCAAAGAAACCAACCCGAGGTATCCATCTAAactcaaagaaaaatatgataccTGATTTGCTTGCTGTTGGTACAGGTCAAACTGTTTT is a genomic window containing:
- the LOC108810197 gene encoding uncharacterized protein LOC108810197 isoform X1; protein product: MARDHEGRINTAKTATLQKIMKFRMEQQQIHEEHMQQRRSRLSRDEYKPRGYDQLERNQKHAVVIKDTPQQRRFERDKWSRDCSQPSETKLYPSISSQKLEDSRRSRPSTGIVSTKKKPICASKEKTVSKPFRGDKQYCLFSEKDKEALLQVMMDVERQFKRSNKTRAAIETQHQEPATTVSDLKDTEPESAAPIQEDQAKVSSPINQKEEQPVQDIMVPFIQTVVEEETPKEPQADHGMMQLIVFDPSDFQRTFLGTFLINPFIWSKTRAVELSRHELGLKNVVFEPGGELWHHRNNTIMIEKKSVATTLDFGDLLLSGDKVLHVSGQQEFHYETNWRILPTQSLIQRTRPRSKWPPDLQVITSLAKYVGLDQFQEMFTCDWVGRLQTYLWKPGAYFSIFIFLGEHSARARISWGHKELQPDHNVLLLDHVKIWKPPDMQQLQYPCRDYQTMIGDEGVTGEIGKVITGPGEELMFSSQIKEKPPDQLILQHTPKKPTRGIHLNSKKNMIPDLLAVGTGQTVLRSTFFEKRGYNYQGIKDESLAKLEMQQANLESCLAASLDIGAVRGPYLNNHKELFNKLDCYGNLTHEGLRSNWNRVQSFSGERVMGSTSRVILCVLCLNFSEFRTSQSYLWRPGEHAKVSDHIFSNSFIIDYTDMMHLFLSKEPCADYKEAWKQSRKNNKHEEDNQFKPPDLNKNQHVPGFIIIKEAPPDAAYKPEPSRNKFGIKLLLFDKFLCANLFCFIASGVRRANWISVSSISESNSNNAYLRGFQGKTDLRTNLFEEGGDDVIMGSTKERKHEPEPEPEELVAEDATLKNAWKQEEYIGLGRSLIIQDTFTIIQATPPSS
- the LOC108810197 gene encoding uncharacterized protein LOC108810197 isoform X2, encoding MARDHEGRINTAKTATLQKIMKFRMEQQQIHEEHMQQRRSRLSRDEYKPRGYDQLERNQKHAVVIKDTPQQRRFERDKWSRDCSQPSETKLYPSISSQKLEDSRRSRPSTGIVSTKKKPICASKEKTVSKPFRGDKQYCLFSEKDKEALLQVMMDVERQFKRSNKTRAAIETQHQEPATTVSDLKDTEPESAAPIQEDQAKVSSPINQKEEQPVQDIMVPFIQTVVEEETPKEPQADHGMMQLIVFDPSDFQRTFLGTFLINPFIWSKTRAVELSRHELGLKNVVFEPGGELWHHRNNTIMIEKKSVATTLDFGDLLLSGDKVLHVSGQQEFHYETNWRILPTQSLIQRTRPRSKWPPDLQVITSLAKYVGLDQFQEMFTCDWVGRLQTYLWKPGAYFSIFIFLGEHSARARISWGHKELQPDHNVLLLDHVKIWKPPDMQQLQYPCRDYQTMIGDEGVTGEIGKVITGPGEELMFSSQIKEKPPDQLILQHTPKKPTRGIHLNSKKNMIPDLLAVGTGQTVLRSTFFEKRGYNYQGIKDESLAKLEMQQANLESCLAASLDIGAVRGPYLNNHKELFNKLDCYGNLTHEGLRSNWNRVQSFSGERVMGSTSRVILCVLCLNFSEFRTSQSYLWRPGEHAKSHVQIIRKLGSNQGKITSMRKTISSSHLI